A region of Jonquetella anthropi DSM 22815 DNA encodes the following proteins:
- the clpB gene encoding ATP-dependent chaperone ClpB → MDLNKLTQKSQEALAEAQNIAVTHGHQQVGLEHLALALVGAKDGLTPSLLDKCGADVRALPARLEELLAKRPKITGGYDIEKIYLSTDLSQLLLNAEKCAQSMKDEYVSVEHLFLALFDFPTSPTGQALAAAGLTKEGFLKALTGVRGATRVQSANPEETYEALKKYGTDLVAAARDGKLDPVIGRDAEILRVIQILSRKSKNNPVLIGEPGVGKTAIVEGLAARIVRGDVPEGLKNRTIFALDMGSLIAGAKYRGEFEERLKAVISEVKAAEGQIILFIDELHTIVGAGKTEGSMDAGNLLKPMLARGELHCIGATTLDEYRLHIEKDAALERRFQPVRVEPPTPEDAISILRGLKDRFQVFHGVRIADSAIVAAVTLSDRYISDRFLPDKAIDLVDEACAMVKTEINSRPSELDAVSRRVVRLEIEEAALKKERDDASARRLAELQKELADAREQQNELTARYESEKSRLTDVQALRERIEAAKVELEKAERAYDLERMAELRHGELPKLTEELAKKEKALKEASGGESLLRESVTEDEIARIVSDWTGIPVTKLVQSERDKLLHLDDELHKGVIGQDQAVQLVADAVLRARAGIRDPKRPIGSFIFLGPTGVGKTELARVLARTLFDSENNMVRIDMSEYMEKYSVSRLLGAPPGYVGYDEGGQLTEAIRRKPYCVLLFDEIEKAHPDVFNVLLQILDDGRVTDSHGRTVDFKNTVIIMTSNIGSQMLLDGVTDGGEIPQPVRDQVMAQLKGHFRPEFLNRIDDTVIFSPLSRENLRQIAVLLLRGLTDRLAGQSTVLRVTDEALDLIIRQSYEPSYGARPLKRYISHNLETLVARYLIANGPAENAALVVDASGDELTLRTEKN, encoded by the coding sequence ATGGATCTGAACAAACTGACACAAAAATCGCAGGAGGCCTTGGCGGAGGCGCAGAACATCGCCGTCACCCACGGGCACCAGCAAGTAGGGCTGGAGCACTTGGCGCTGGCGCTGGTCGGCGCCAAAGACGGCCTGACTCCAAGCCTGCTGGACAAGTGCGGGGCGGACGTCCGCGCGCTGCCGGCGCGGCTGGAAGAGCTCCTGGCCAAGCGGCCCAAGATAACGGGCGGCTACGACATCGAAAAAATTTACCTGAGCACCGACCTGTCCCAGCTTCTGCTGAACGCTGAAAAGTGCGCCCAGTCGATGAAGGACGAGTACGTCTCGGTTGAACACCTGTTTTTGGCGCTGTTCGACTTCCCCACGTCCCCGACCGGCCAGGCGTTAGCCGCCGCCGGGCTGACAAAGGAAGGGTTCCTCAAGGCCCTCACGGGCGTTCGGGGCGCGACGCGCGTCCAGAGCGCTAACCCGGAAGAGACCTACGAAGCGCTGAAGAAATACGGCACCGACTTAGTCGCCGCTGCCCGGGACGGCAAGCTGGACCCGGTGATCGGCCGGGACGCGGAAATCCTGCGGGTCATTCAAATTCTGAGCCGCAAGTCGAAGAACAACCCGGTGCTGATCGGCGAACCGGGCGTCGGCAAGACGGCCATCGTCGAAGGGCTGGCCGCCCGAATCGTCCGGGGCGACGTGCCGGAAGGGCTGAAAAACCGGACGATCTTCGCGCTCGACATGGGGTCGTTAATCGCCGGAGCCAAGTACCGGGGCGAGTTTGAAGAGCGGCTCAAGGCGGTCATCAGCGAAGTCAAGGCGGCAGAAGGGCAGATTATCCTCTTCATCGACGAGCTGCACACCATCGTCGGAGCCGGCAAGACCGAAGGCTCGATGGACGCGGGCAACCTGCTCAAGCCGATGCTGGCCCGGGGCGAGCTTCACTGCATTGGAGCCACCACGCTGGACGAGTACCGGCTCCACATCGAAAAGGACGCGGCGCTGGAGCGCCGGTTCCAGCCGGTGCGCGTTGAGCCGCCGACGCCTGAGGACGCCATCTCCATTCTTCGGGGCCTGAAAGACCGGTTCCAAGTCTTTCACGGCGTGCGAATCGCCGACAGCGCCATCGTGGCGGCGGTCACCCTGTCCGACCGGTACATCTCCGATCGGTTCCTGCCCGACAAGGCCATCGACTTGGTAGACGAGGCCTGCGCCATGGTCAAGACGGAAATCAACTCCCGACCGTCCGAGCTCGACGCGGTCTCCCGGCGGGTCGTCCGACTGGAAATCGAAGAGGCGGCCCTCAAGAAAGAGCGCGACGACGCGAGCGCCAGACGCTTGGCCGAGCTCCAAAAGGAACTGGCCGACGCGCGGGAACAGCAGAACGAGCTGACCGCCCGCTACGAGTCGGAGAAATCGCGGCTGACCGACGTGCAGGCCCTGCGCGAGCGAATCGAAGCCGCCAAGGTCGAACTGGAAAAAGCCGAGCGGGCTTACGACTTGGAACGCATGGCCGAACTGCGCCACGGCGAGCTGCCCAAGCTGACGGAAGAGCTGGCGAAAAAGGAAAAGGCCCTCAAGGAGGCCTCCGGCGGCGAGTCGCTGCTGCGCGAGTCGGTCACCGAGGACGAAATCGCCCGAATCGTCAGCGACTGGACCGGCATTCCCGTGACTAAACTGGTTCAGAGCGAGCGGGACAAGCTGCTCCACCTAGACGACGAACTGCACAAAGGCGTCATCGGCCAGGATCAGGCCGTCCAGCTGGTCGCCGACGCGGTCCTGCGCGCCCGGGCGGGCATTCGGGATCCCAAGCGGCCGATCGGCTCGTTCATCTTCCTCGGCCCCACGGGCGTCGGCAAAACCGAACTGGCCCGCGTGTTGGCCCGCACGCTGTTCGACTCGGAGAACAACATGGTGCGGATCGACATGTCCGAGTACATGGAAAAGTATTCGGTCTCCCGGCTGTTGGGAGCGCCTCCCGGATACGTGGGCTACGACGAGGGCGGCCAGCTCACCGAGGCGATTCGCCGCAAGCCCTACTGCGTCCTGCTGTTTGACGAAATCGAAAAGGCTCACCCGGACGTGTTCAACGTGCTGCTGCAGATTCTGGACGACGGGAGGGTCACCGACAGCCACGGCCGGACGGTGGACTTTAAAAACACCGTCATCATCATGACGAGCAACATCGGCAGCCAAATGCTTCTCGACGGCGTCACCGACGGCGGGGAAATTCCCCAGCCGGTCCGCGACCAAGTCATGGCCCAGCTCAAGGGGCACTTCCGGCCCGAGTTCTTGAACCGGATCGACGACACGGTCATCTTCTCGCCGCTCAGCCGGGAGAACTTGCGCCAGATCGCGGTTCTGCTCCTTCGGGGGCTCACCGACCGGCTGGCAGGCCAAT
- the cysS gene encoding cysteine--tRNA ligase, whose product MALSLYNDLTRNKELFVPLADGKVSFYSCGPTVYDYFHIGNARPFIVFDVLRRYLEYKGYQVTFVQNFTDIDDKMIDRANRDGITVAQLAEKTIADYYEDADALGIKRASYNPRATEYMPQIIQLVQKLIDRGHAYAVGGTVYFDVKSFPQYGRLSKQNMDELLAGARIEVDDAKKCPLDFVLWKPQKPGEPAWDSPWGKGRPGWHIECSVMSTALLGDTIDIHSGGVDLTFPHHENEIAQAEAATGKPFVNFWLHNEYILIDKEKMSKSLGNFLTAREARKHYSPLAIRAFMLSAHYRSPVNFSPEGLEQAGAMVERLRNCWSDLQFAKSRRDLSYDDASLSEAVRQGREDFEEAMDDDFNTAGALGAVFEVVKAVNTHLKSSGALSGKGLDDAEKFFRDIEEVMGLLGLSHETDGDAEIDALVEQRNAARKAKNFAESDRLRDELAARGIVLEDTPQGTKWKRKI is encoded by the coding sequence ATGGCCCTTTCATTGTACAACGACCTGACCCGCAATAAAGAGCTGTTCGTGCCGCTGGCCGACGGAAAAGTCAGCTTCTACAGCTGCGGCCCAACGGTGTACGACTACTTTCACATTGGCAACGCCCGTCCGTTCATCGTGTTTGACGTGCTTCGCCGGTATCTCGAGTACAAGGGATATCAGGTGACCTTCGTCCAGAACTTCACCGACATCGACGACAAGATGATCGACCGGGCCAACCGGGACGGCATTACCGTCGCCCAACTGGCCGAGAAGACCATCGCCGACTACTACGAGGACGCCGACGCGTTGGGCATCAAACGGGCGAGCTACAACCCCCGCGCGACCGAGTACATGCCACAAATCATCCAGCTCGTTCAAAAGCTGATAGACCGGGGACACGCCTACGCGGTGGGCGGCACCGTTTACTTTGACGTGAAGAGCTTCCCCCAGTACGGCCGGCTTTCCAAACAGAACATGGACGAGCTTTTGGCGGGCGCCCGCATTGAGGTTGACGACGCGAAAAAGTGCCCTCTGGACTTCGTCCTGTGGAAGCCCCAAAAGCCCGGCGAGCCCGCGTGGGACAGCCCGTGGGGAAAGGGCCGGCCGGGCTGGCACATCGAGTGCAGCGTCATGTCAACCGCCCTGTTGGGCGATACCATCGATATTCACTCCGGCGGCGTCGACCTGACCTTCCCCCACCACGAGAACGAAATCGCCCAAGCCGAAGCGGCGACCGGCAAGCCGTTCGTCAACTTCTGGCTTCATAACGAGTACATTCTCATCGACAAGGAGAAAATGTCCAAGTCGCTGGGCAACTTCCTCACGGCCCGCGAAGCCCGCAAACACTATTCGCCGCTGGCTATCCGCGCGTTCATGCTGAGCGCTCACTACCGCTCGCCGGTCAACTTCTCGCCCGAAGGGCTCGAACAGGCCGGCGCGATGGTCGAACGGCTCCGCAACTGCTGGTCAGACCTTCAGTTTGCCAAGAGCCGCCGAGACCTTTCGTACGACGACGCCAGCCTGAGCGAAGCAGTCCGTCAGGGCCGGGAGGACTTTGAAGAGGCCATGGACGACGACTTCAACACCGCCGGCGCGCTGGGCGCCGTCTTCGAGGTCGTCAAGGCGGTCAACACGCACCTCAAATCCTCCGGCGCCCTCTCCGGCAAAGGGCTTGACGACGCCGAAAAGTTCTTCCGGGACATCGAAGAGGTCATGGGCCTGCTCGGCCTATCGCATGAGACCGACGGCGACGCGGAAATCGACGCGCTGGTCGAACAGCGCAACGCCGCCCGAAAGGCCAAGAACTTTGCCGAAAGTGACCGGCTCCGCGACGAGCTGGCCGCCCGCGGCATCGTCCTCGAAGACACCCCGCAGGGCACCAAGTGGAAACGGAAAATCTAA
- a CDS encoding excinuclease ABC subunit UvrC — protein MERMERIRGLLKKLPNRPGVYLMHDERGKIIYVGKAKNLKRRVSSYFNHKDFAIPRLRKLVATVCDITTIRTASDAEAYIVESRLIKAYQPFFNVELKMGTRYPWAVVTDEPFPRLVVTRRRDIKGRYFGPFISAGALKDVLHIIEKAFPLRSCKYDLTRTKLSRPCLDYGIGKCDAPCVGLCTAREYGERVDDVILLLSGQTADLIARLRARMEECASRLEFEAAGVARDAIRSLWRMTRSQVTGTLSDDLDEDSWTAMKALQELVGLPTVPWRIDGFDISHHAGYETYGVSVVFEQGYPNPSLYRRFKIRTVDWIDDFRSIEETVTRKYRMALRAEAPLPQLAMIDGGPQQLAFARKALADLELNLPTVALAEEEELIYTAPDAAPIRLPRNDPALRLLQRVRDEAHRFAITSHRRASTARFSRSALEDIPGIGKHTSALLLSAFGSVRRVAGLSEEELSSVKGIGPVTARRIKEALCGSPAQESEHEHDAQRTEKN, from the coding sequence ATGGAACGAATGGAACGGATCCGCGGCCTGCTCAAGAAACTGCCGAACCGCCCGGGCGTGTACCTGATGCACGACGAGAGAGGAAAGATTATCTACGTCGGCAAGGCGAAAAACTTGAAGCGCCGGGTCTCGTCGTACTTCAACCACAAGGACTTCGCCATTCCGCGGCTGCGCAAGCTGGTGGCCACAGTCTGCGACATCACCACGATTCGGACGGCCAGCGACGCGGAGGCCTACATCGTCGAAAGCCGGCTGATTAAGGCGTATCAGCCGTTTTTCAACGTGGAACTCAAAATGGGAACCCGCTACCCATGGGCCGTGGTGACCGACGAGCCGTTCCCTCGGCTCGTGGTGACCCGGCGGCGGGACATCAAGGGCCGGTACTTCGGCCCGTTCATCTCTGCCGGAGCGCTGAAGGACGTGCTTCACATCATCGAGAAGGCGTTCCCGCTCCGCAGCTGCAAGTACGACCTGACGAGGACGAAACTTTCCCGGCCCTGTCTGGACTACGGCATAGGCAAGTGCGACGCGCCGTGCGTCGGGCTCTGTACCGCCAGAGAGTACGGCGAGCGGGTAGACGACGTGATTCTTCTCCTGAGCGGACAGACCGCTGACCTGATCGCTCGCCTGCGGGCCCGCATGGAAGAATGCGCTTCTCGGCTGGAGTTTGAGGCCGCCGGGGTGGCCCGTGACGCCATTCGAAGCCTGTGGCGCATGACCCGGTCGCAAGTCACCGGCACTCTGTCGGACGACTTGGACGAAGACAGCTGGACGGCCATGAAGGCCCTTCAGGAGCTCGTCGGTCTGCCGACCGTGCCGTGGCGTATCGACGGGTTTGACATCTCCCACCACGCCGGGTACGAAACGTACGGCGTCTCGGTCGTCTTTGAGCAGGGATACCCCAACCCGTCGCTGTACCGGCGGTTCAAGATCCGAACCGTCGACTGGATCGACGACTTCAGATCAATTGAAGAGACTGTGACCCGCAAGTACCGAATGGCGCTCCGGGCAGAAGCGCCGCTGCCCCAGTTGGCCATGATCGACGGCGGCCCGCAGCAGCTCGCCTTTGCCCGAAAGGCTCTGGCCGATCTGGAACTGAACCTGCCGACCGTCGCCTTGGCGGAAGAAGAGGAACTGATCTACACCGCGCCGGACGCCGCGCCGATTCGTCTGCCTCGGAACGATCCGGCGCTTCGGCTGCTTCAGCGGGTTCGGGACGAGGCGCACCGGTTCGCCATCACGTCGCACCGGCGGGCCAGCACGGCCCGGTTTAGCCGGTCGGCGCTGGAGGATATCCCGGGCATTGGAAAACACACTTCCGCGCTGCTGCTGTCGGCGTTCGGCAGCGTGAGGCGCGTCGCCGGACTGAGCGAGGAAGAACTGTCGTCCGTCAAAGGCATTGGGCCGGTCACGGCCCGGCGGATTAAAGAAGCCCTGTGCGGTTCGCCCGCACAAGAAAGCGAGCATGAACATGACGCCCAGAGGACAGAGAAGAATTGA